The following are encoded in a window of Paraburkholderia sp. HP33-1 genomic DNA:
- the rpsD gene encoding 30S ribosomal protein S4: protein MARYIGPKAKLSRREGTDLFLKSARRSLADKCKLDSKPGQHGRTSGARTSDYGTQLREKQKVKRIYGVLERQFRRYFAEADRLKGNTGENLLQLLESRLDNVVYRMGFGSTRAEARQLVGHKAITVNGVVTNIPSMQVKAGDVVAVREQKRKQARIIEALSLAEQGGMPSWVAVDAKKFEGTFKQKPERSDIAGDINESLIVELYSR, encoded by the coding sequence GTGGCACGTTATATCGGCCCCAAGGCCAAGCTGTCCCGCCGAGAAGGCACCGACCTCTTCCTGAAGAGCGCCCGTCGTTCGCTCGCTGACAAGTGCAAGCTTGACAGCAAGCCGGGCCAGCACGGCCGTACCTCGGGCGCACGTACGTCCGACTATGGCACGCAGCTGCGCGAAAAACAAAAAGTGAAGCGTATCTACGGTGTCCTCGAGCGCCAGTTCCGTCGCTACTTCGCTGAAGCGGACCGCCTGAAGGGCAACACGGGTGAAAACCTGCTGCAACTGCTTGAGTCGCGTCTGGACAACGTCGTGTATCGCATGGGCTTCGGCTCGACGCGCGCTGAAGCACGTCAGCTTGTGGGCCACAAGGCGATCACGGTGAACGGCGTCGTGACGAACATCCCGTCGATGCAAGTGAAGGCTGGCGACGTCGTCGCCGTGCGCGAACAGAAGCGCAAGCAGGCTCGTATTATCGAAGCCCTGTCGCTCGCTGAACAAGGCGGTATGCCGAGTTGGGTCGCGGTCGACGCGAAGAAGTTCGAAGGTACCTTCAAGCAGAAGCCGGAGCGCAGCGACATCGCTGGCGACATCAACGAAAGCCTGATCGTCGAATTGTATTCGCGGTAA
- the rpsK gene encoding 30S ribosomal protein S11: protein MAKASNNSAAQRVRKKVKKNVAEGVVHVHASFNNTIITITDRQGNALAWATSGGQGFKGSRKSTPFAAQVAAESAGRVAMEYGVKNLEVRIKGPGPGRESAVRALHGLGIKITAISDVTPVPHNGCRPPKRRRI from the coding sequence ATGGCTAAGGCTTCGAACAACTCCGCGGCGCAACGCGTTCGCAAGAAGGTCAAGAAGAACGTCGCCGAGGGCGTGGTTCACGTTCACGCGTCGTTCAACAACACCATCATCACGATCACCGATCGTCAAGGCAACGCGCTTGCTTGGGCAACGTCGGGTGGTCAGGGCTTCAAGGGTTCGCGTAAGTCGACCCCGTTTGCAGCTCAGGTCGCAGCTGAATCGGCTGGCCGCGTGGCGATGGAATACGGCGTGAAGAACCTCGAAGTGCGGATCAAGGGCCCCGGTCCTGGCCGTGAATCGGCGGTGCGCGCGCTGCATGGTCTTGGCATCAAGATCACCGCGATCTCCGACGTGACGCCGGTCCCGCACAACGGCTGCCGTCCGCCGAAGCGTCGCCGTATCTAA
- the rpsM gene encoding 30S ribosomal protein S13 yields MARIAGVNIPNHQHTEIGLTAIYGIGRTRSRDICVAAGVAFSKKVKDLTDADLEKLREEVGKFIVEGDLRRETTMNIKRLMDLGCYRGVRHRKGLPLRGQRTRTNARTRKGPRRAAQSLKK; encoded by the coding sequence ATGGCTCGTATCGCAGGGGTTAACATCCCGAATCACCAGCATACTGAAATCGGCCTGACGGCTATTTACGGTATCGGTCGCACGCGCTCGCGCGACATTTGCGTCGCTGCTGGTGTGGCATTTTCGAAGAAGGTCAAAGACCTGACTGACGCAGACCTCGAAAAGCTGCGTGAAGAAGTCGGCAAGTTCATCGTGGAAGGCGATCTGCGCCGTGAAACGACGATGAACATCAAGCGCCTGATGGATCTCGGCTGCTATCGTGGCGTGCGGCATCGTAAGGGTCTCCCCCTGCGCGGCCAGCGTACGCGTACGAATGCCCGTACGCGCAAGGGTCCGCGTCGTGCAGCGCAATCGCTGAAGAAGTAA
- the rpmJ gene encoding 50S ribosomal protein L36 yields the protein MKVMASVKRICRNCKIIKRKGVVRVICSSDPRHKQRQG from the coding sequence ATGAAAGTGATGGCATCGGTTAAGCGCATTTGCCGCAATTGCAAGATCATCAAGCGCAAAGGCGTTGTGCGCGTGATTTGCAGCTCTGATCCGCGCCACAAACAGCGTCAAGGCTGA
- the infA gene encoding translation initiation factor IF-1, with amino-acid sequence MAKDDVIQMQGEVIENLPNATFRVKLENGHVVLGHISGKMRMHYIRILPGDKVTVELTPYDLSRARIVFRAK; translated from the coding sequence ATGGCCAAAGACGATGTTATCCAGATGCAGGGCGAAGTAATTGAGAACCTGCCTAACGCTACCTTCAGGGTAAAGCTGGAAAACGGCCATGTCGTGTTGGGACACATATCCGGCAAGATGCGGATGCACTACATCCGGATTCTGCCGGGCGACAAGGTGACGGTTGAATTGACGCCTTACGATCTGTCGCGTGCGCGGATCGTGTTCCGGGCGAAGTGA
- the secY gene encoding preprotein translocase subunit SecY: protein MANSPSLAKPGRSAAKFGDLRRRAVFLLLALVVYRIGAHIPVPGIDPDQLAKLFQSQSGGILGMFNMFSGGALSRFTIFALGIMPYISASIIMQLLAIVSPQLEALKKEGQAGQRKITQYTRIFTVVLATFQAFGIAVALENQPGLVIDPGMVFRLTTVVTLVTGTMFLMWLGEQITERGLGNGISIIIFGGIAAGFPNAIGGLFELVRTGSMSIISAIIVVALIAAVTYLVVFIERGQRKILVNYAKRQVGNKIYGGQSSHLPLKLNMSGVIPPIFASSIILFPATILNWFSSGSRTSWFADTLHNVAEALKPGQPVYVLLYALAIVFFCFFYTALVFNSRETADNLKKSGAFVPGIRPGDQTARYIDRILTRLTLAGAIYIVFVCLLPEFLVLRWNVPFYFGGTSLLIIVVVTMDFMAQVQSYVMSQQYESLLKKANFKGGGVPMR, encoded by the coding sequence TTGGCTAACAGTCCGAGCCTCGCAAAACCCGGTCGCAGCGCGGCGAAGTTTGGCGATCTGCGTCGGCGAGCAGTATTCCTGCTGCTGGCGCTGGTCGTCTACCGCATCGGCGCGCACATTCCGGTGCCGGGTATCGACCCGGACCAACTGGCGAAGTTGTTCCAGAGCCAGTCGGGCGGCATCCTTGGCATGTTCAACATGTTTTCGGGTGGCGCACTTTCGCGGTTCACGATTTTCGCGCTTGGGATCATGCCGTACATTTCGGCGTCGATCATCATGCAGTTGCTGGCGATTGTATCGCCGCAGCTCGAAGCGCTGAAAAAAGAAGGGCAGGCAGGTCAGCGGAAGATTACGCAGTACACGCGGATCTTCACGGTTGTGCTGGCGACGTTCCAGGCGTTCGGTATCGCCGTCGCACTGGAAAATCAGCCGGGCCTCGTGATTGATCCGGGGATGGTGTTCCGGTTGACGACGGTCGTAACGCTGGTGACTGGCACGATGTTCCTGATGTGGCTGGGTGAGCAGATCACGGAGCGCGGGCTTGGCAACGGTATCTCGATCATCATTTTTGGCGGTATTGCAGCGGGTTTCCCGAATGCAATCGGTGGTCTCTTTGAACTGGTGCGAACTGGCTCGATGAGCATCATCTCGGCGATTATCGTCGTCGCGCTGATTGCTGCTGTGACGTATCTGGTGGTGTTCATCGAACGCGGCCAGCGCAAGATTCTTGTGAATTACGCCAAGAGGCAGGTGGGCAACAAGATTTACGGCGGCCAGTCTTCGCATTTGCCGCTGAAGCTGAACATGTCGGGTGTGATTCCGCCGATCTTCGCGTCGTCGATCATTCTCTTCCCGGCAACTATCCTGAACTGGTTCAGTTCGGGTTCGCGTACCAGCTGGTTCGCAGACACGTTGCACAACGTGGCCGAAGCCCTGAAGCCCGGTCAACCTGTGTACGTGTTGCTGTACGCGTTGGCGATCGTCTTCTTCTGCTTCTTCTACACCGCACTGGTGTTCAACAGCAGAGAAACGGCCGACAACCTGAAAAAGAGTGGCGCTTTCGTCCCTGGCATCCGCCCGGGCGATCAGACGGCGCGATATATCGACCGCATCCTCACGCGTCTGACGCTGGCCGGTGCGATCTACATCGTGTTCGTTTGCCTGCTGCCCGAATTTCTGGTGCTGCGCTGGAACGTGCCGTTTTATTTTGGTGGAACGTCGCTGCTGATCATTGTCGTCGTCACAATGGATTTCATGGCGCAGGTGCAGTCGTACGTTATGTCGCAACAGTATGAATCGCTGCTGAAGAAAGCTAATTTCAAAGGCGGCGGCGTCCCGATGCGTTGA
- the rplO gene encoding 50S ribosomal protein L15, producing MELNNLKPAEGAKHAKRRVGRGIGSGLGKTAGRGHKGQKSRSGGFHKVGFEGGQMPLQRRLPKRGFTSLTKEFVGEVRLSDIEKLPVDEIDLLALKQAGLVGELIRSAKIIATGELKRKVVVKGLGATKSARAAIEAAGGSFAE from the coding sequence ATGGAATTGAATAACCTGAAGCCGGCTGAAGGCGCGAAGCACGCAAAGCGTCGCGTTGGTCGCGGCATCGGCTCCGGCCTCGGCAAGACCGCTGGCCGTGGTCACAAGGGTCAGAAGTCGCGTTCGGGCGGCTTTCACAAGGTTGGCTTCGAAGGCGGTCAAATGCCGCTGCAACGTCGCCTGCCGAAGCGTGGCTTCACCTCGCTGACGAAGGAATTCGTCGGTGAAGTGCGTCTCTCGGATATCGAGAAGCTGCCGGTCGACGAAATCGATCTGCTGGCTCTCAAGCAAGCCGGCCTGGTCGGCGAGCTGATCCGTAGCGCCAAGATCATTGCAACGGGCGAGCTCAAGCGCAAGGTCGTTGTGAAGGGTCTCGGTGCAACGAAGAGCGCACGCGCTGCTATCGAAGCGGCCGGTGGCTCTTTCGCCGAGTAA
- the rpmD gene encoding 50S ribosomal protein L30, with the protein MSDKTVKVQLVKSLIGTRESHRATVRGLGLRRLNSVSELQDTPAVRGMINKVSYLVKVIS; encoded by the coding sequence ATGTCTGATAAAACTGTCAAGGTCCAGCTCGTCAAGAGCCTGATCGGCACCCGTGAATCGCACCGTGCAACGGTGCGTGGCTTGGGCCTGCGCCGACTCAACTCGGTTAGCGAGTTGCAGGACACGCCGGCTGTGCGCGGCATGATCAACAAGGTTTCGTACCTCGTTAAGGTCATCAGCTAA
- the rpsE gene encoding 30S ribosomal protein S5, translating to MAKMQAKVQADERDDGLREKMISVNRVTKVVKGGRILGFAALTVVGDGDGRVGMGKGKAKEVPVAVQKAMEQARRNMFKVPLKNGTLQHEVHGKHGASTVLLAPAKDGTGVIAGGPMRAVFDVMGVQNVVAKSHGSTNPYNLVRATLDGLRKQSTPADIAAKRGKSVEDILG from the coding sequence ATGGCAAAGATGCAAGCTAAAGTTCAGGCTGACGAACGCGACGACGGCCTTCGTGAAAAGATGATCTCGGTCAACCGCGTGACCAAGGTCGTGAAGGGTGGCCGTATTCTCGGCTTCGCTGCACTGACCGTGGTTGGCGACGGTGATGGCCGCGTCGGTATGGGCAAGGGCAAGGCGAAGGAAGTGCCGGTCGCTGTCCAGAAGGCGATGGAACAGGCTCGCCGCAACATGTTCAAGGTGCCGTTGAAGAATGGTACGCTGCAACACGAAGTGCACGGTAAGCACGGCGCCTCGACGGTCCTCCTCGCTCCGGCGAAGGACGGTACCGGCGTGATCGCAGGCGGCCCGATGCGCGCAGTGTTCGACGTGATGGGCGTGCAGAACGTCGTGGCCAAGAGCCACGGTTCGACGAATCCGTACAACCTCGTTCGTGCGACGCTCGACGGTCTGCGCAAGCAGTCCACGCCGGCCGACATCGCTGCGAAGCGTGGCAAGTCCGTCGAAGACATTCTGGGCTAA
- the rplR gene encoding 50S ribosomal protein L18, whose amino-acid sequence MDKTQSRLRRARQTRIKIAELQVARLAVHRTNTHIYAQVFSPCGTKVLASASTLEAEVRAQLADQSGKGGNVAAATLIGKRIAEKAKAAGIESVAFDRSGFRYHGRVKALADAAREAGLKF is encoded by the coding sequence ATGGATAAGACTCAATCTCGCCTGCGCCGCGCTCGTCAGACGCGTATCAAGATCGCTGAGCTGCAGGTCGCGCGTCTCGCCGTGCATCGCACGAACACGCACATCTATGCGCAAGTGTTCTCGCCGTGCGGCACCAAGGTGCTCGCCAGCGCGTCGACGCTCGAAGCCGAAGTGCGTGCGCAACTGGCCGATCAGTCGGGCAAGGGCGGCAACGTTGCTGCTGCAACCCTGATCGGCAAGCGCATTGCAGAAAAGGCTAAGGCTGCCGGCATCGAATCCGTCGCCTTCGACCGTTCGGGTTTCCGTTACCACGGCCGCGTGAAAGCGCTGGCTGATGCGGCGCGCGAAGCCGGACTCAAGTTCTAA
- the rplF gene encoding 50S ribosomal protein L6, with product MSRVGKSPIVLQGAEVALSGESITVKGPLGTISQAANSLVKVVNDNGTLKFEPVDESREANAMSGTMRALVANMVHGVTKGFERKLTLVGVGYRAQAQGDKLNLSLGFSHPVVHQMPAGVKAETPSQTEIVIKGINKQQVGQVAAEVRGYRPPEPYKGKGVRYADEVVILKETKKK from the coding sequence ATGTCTCGAGTAGGTAAGAGCCCGATCGTGCTGCAAGGCGCGGAAGTGGCCCTGAGCGGCGAAAGCATCACTGTCAAGGGTCCGCTGGGTACGATTTCGCAGGCTGCCAACAGCCTCGTGAAAGTGGTGAACGACAACGGCACGCTGAAGTTTGAGCCGGTCGACGAAAGCCGCGAAGCGAATGCGATGTCGGGCACGATGCGCGCACTGGTTGCGAACATGGTGCATGGCGTGACGAAGGGTTTCGAGCGCAAGCTGACGCTGGTTGGCGTTGGTTACCGCGCGCAAGCGCAAGGCGACAAGCTGAATCTGTCGCTGGGTTTCTCGCACCCGGTGGTGCACCAGATGCCGGCTGGCGTCAAGGCAGAAACCCCGTCGCAAACCGAAATCGTGATCAAGGGGATCAACAAGCAACAAGTCGGTCAAGTAGCTGCAGAAGTGCGCGGCTACCGTCCGCCGGAGCCCTACAAGGGCAAGGGCGTGCGCTATGCCGATGAGGTTGTGATCCTCAAAGAAACGAAGAAGAAGTAA
- the rpsH gene encoding 30S ribosomal protein S8: MSMSDPIADMLTRIRNAQMVEKVSVTMPSSKVKIAIAQVLKDEGYIDDFAVKSEGAKSELNIVLKYYAGRPVIERIERVSKPGLRVYRGRNDIPVVMNGLGVAIVSTPKGVMTDRKARATGVGGEVICYVA, from the coding sequence ATGAGCATGAGTGATCCTATCGCCGATATGCTGACTCGCATCCGCAATGCGCAGATGGTTGAGAAGGTTTCGGTGACTATGCCCTCGTCGAAAGTCAAGATTGCGATTGCGCAGGTCCTGAAGGACGAAGGTTATATCGACGATTTCGCAGTGAAGTCCGAAGGTGCGAAGTCGGAATTGAACATCGTGTTGAAGTATTACGCTGGCCGTCCGGTCATCGAGCGCATCGAACGCGTCTCGAAGCCTGGTCTGCGTGTGTACCGCGGCCGTAACGACATCCCTGTGGTCATGAATGGCCTGGGCGTGGCAATCGTGTCGACGCCGAAGGGCGTGATGACGGACCGCAAGGCACGTGCAACGGGCGTTGGCGGCGAAGTCATCTGCTACGTCGCTTAA
- the rpsN gene encoding 30S ribosomal protein S14: MAKLALIEREKKRARLAAKYAPKRAELKAIIGDMSKSDEEHYAARLELQQLPRNSNPTRKRNRCAITGRPRGTFRKFGLARNKIREIAFRGEIPGLTKASW; encoded by the coding sequence GTGGCTAAACTGGCACTGATCGAACGTGAAAAGAAGCGTGCTCGCCTCGCTGCTAAGTACGCTCCCAAGCGTGCGGAGTTGAAGGCGATCATTGGCGATATGAGCAAGTCGGACGAAGAGCACTACGCCGCACGTCTGGAACTGCAACAACTGCCGCGCAACTCCAATCCGACTCGTAAGCGCAACCGTTGCGCAATTACCGGTCGTCCGCGCGGCACGTTCCGTAAATTCGGGCTGGCGCGTAACAAGATTCGTGAAATCGCGTTCCGCGGCGAGATCCCTGGCCTGACCAAGGCGAGCTGGTAA
- the rplE gene encoding 50S ribosomal protein L5 yields MARLQEFYKEKVVPGLVEKFGYKSVMEVPRITKITLNMGLGEAIADKKIIENAVGDLTKIAGQKPVITKARKAIAGFKIRQGYPIGAMVTLRGQAMYEFLDRFVTVALPRVRDFRGVSGKAFDGRGNYNIGVKEQIIFPEIDYDKIDALRGLNISITTTAKTDDEAKALLAGFKFPFRN; encoded by the coding sequence ATGGCTCGTTTGCAAGAGTTTTACAAAGAGAAGGTTGTACCCGGCCTCGTCGAGAAGTTCGGTTACAAGTCCGTGATGGAAGTGCCGCGCATCACCAAGATCACCCTGAACATGGGCCTTGGCGAAGCGATCGCTGACAAGAAGATCATCGAAAACGCCGTTGGCGATCTGACGAAGATCGCAGGTCAGAAGCCGGTGATCACGAAGGCACGCAAGGCAATCGCTGGCTTCAAGATCCGTCAGGGCTATCCGATCGGTGCAATGGTCACGCTGCGTGGCCAGGCAATGTACGAATTCCTCGACCGTTTCGTGACGGTTGCGCTCCCCCGCGTGCGCGACTTCCGTGGCGTGTCGGGCAAGGCGTTCGATGGTCGCGGCAACTACAACATCGGTGTGAAAGAGCAGATTATTTTCCCCGAAATCGACTACGACAAGATCGACGCACTGCGTGGGCTGAACATCAGCATCACGACGACTGCGAAGACTGACGACGAAGCAAAGGCTCTGCTCGCCGGCTTCAAGTTCCCGTTCAGAAACTGA
- the rplX gene encoding 50S ribosomal protein L24, whose product MNKIRKGDEVIVITGKDKGKRGVVLAVHGETATVEGINLVKKHVKPNPMKGTTGGVEAKTMPLQISNVALVDANGKPSRVGIKVEGEKKVRFLKTTGAVLSA is encoded by the coding sequence ATGAACAAGATTCGCAAAGGTGACGAAGTTATCGTCATCACCGGCAAAGATAAGGGCAAGCGTGGCGTAGTGCTGGCTGTTCACGGCGAGACGGCGACTGTCGAGGGCATCAACCTCGTCAAGAAGCACGTCAAGCCGAACCCGATGAAGGGTACGACGGGCGGTGTGGAAGCCAAGACGATGCCGCTGCAAATTTCGAACGTCGCATTGGTGGACGCGAATGGCAAGCCATCGCGTGTAGGCATCAAGGTCGAAGGGGAAAAGAAGGTTCGTTTCCTCAAGACGACCGGTGCCGTACTGAGCGCCTGA
- the rplN gene encoding 50S ribosomal protein L14 yields the protein MIQTETRLEVADNTGAREVMCIKVLGGSKRRYASIGDIIKVTVKEATPRGRVKKGEIYNAVVVRTAKGVRRQDGSLIKFDGNAAVLLNTKLEPIGTRIFGPVTRELRSERFMKIVSLAPEVL from the coding sequence ATGATCCAGACCGAAACTCGGCTTGAAGTGGCCGACAACACGGGTGCACGTGAAGTCATGTGCATCAAGGTGCTCGGCGGCTCGAAGCGTCGTTATGCCAGCATTGGCGACATCATCAAGGTGACTGTCAAAGAGGCAACGCCGCGCGGGCGCGTGAAGAAAGGCGAAATCTACAACGCCGTGGTGGTTCGCACCGCCAAGGGCGTGCGCCGTCAAGACGGCTCGCTGATCAAGTTCGACGGCAACGCAGCTGTGTTGCTCAACACCAAGCTCGAACCGATCGGTACCCGTATTTTCGGGCCTGTCACGCGCGAGTTGCGTAGCGAACGATTCATGAAGATCGTTTCGCTGGCGCCTGAAGTGCTGTAA
- the rpsQ gene encoding 30S ribosomal protein S17 → MNDSVKTSLKRTLVGKVVSNKMDKTVTVLVEHRVKHPIYGKYVVRSKKYHAHDDANTYNEGDLVEIQETRPISKTKAWVVARLVEAARVI, encoded by the coding sequence ATGAACGATAGCGTAAAAACCTCGCTCAAGCGGACGCTGGTCGGCAAGGTCGTCAGCAACAAGATGGACAAGACGGTTACCGTGCTGGTCGAGCACCGCGTGAAGCACCCGATCTACGGCAAGTATGTCGTGCGTTCGAAGAAGTATCACGCGCATGACGATGCGAACACGTACAACGAGGGCGACCTCGTGGAAATCCAGGAAACTCGTCCGATTTCGAAGACGAAGGCTTGGGTTGTGGCTCGCCTAGTCGAGGCTGCTCGCGTCATCTAA
- the rpmC gene encoding 50S ribosomal protein L29, whose protein sequence is MKASELHQKDQAALNKELSDLLKAQFGLRMQLATQQLTNTSQLKKVRRDIARVRTVLTEKANQK, encoded by the coding sequence ATGAAGGCTTCCGAACTTCACCAGAAAGATCAGGCCGCGCTCAACAAGGAGCTGTCGGACCTGTTGAAGGCGCAATTCGGCCTGCGCATGCAACTCGCGACCCAGCAGCTCACGAACACGAGCCAGCTGAAGAAGGTCCGTCGCGACATCGCACGTGTGCGGACCGTCCTGACTGAGAAGGCGAACCAGAAATGA
- the rplP gene encoding 50S ribosomal protein L16: MLQPKRRKYRKEQKGRNTGVATRGNAVSFGEFGLKAVGRGRLTARQIEAARRAMTRHIKRGGRIWIRIFPDKPISTKPAEVRMGNGKGNPEYYVAEIQPGKMLYEMDGVTEELAREAFRLAAAKLPLKTTFIVRQLGA, encoded by the coding sequence ATGCTGCAACCGAAACGCAGAAAGTATCGCAAAGAGCAGAAAGGTCGTAACACCGGCGTTGCTACCCGCGGCAACGCGGTGTCGTTCGGTGAGTTCGGCCTGAAGGCTGTCGGTCGCGGCCGTCTGACCGCGCGCCAGATTGAAGCGGCGCGTCGTGCGATGACGCGTCACATCAAGCGCGGTGGCCGCATCTGGATCCGGATCTTCCCGGACAAGCCGATCTCGACCAAGCCGGCCGAAGTGCGTATGGGTAACGGTAAGGGTAACCCGGAGTACTACGTCGCTGAGATTCAACCGGGCAAGATGCTGTACGAAATGGACGGCGTAACCGAAGAACTGGCGCGCGAAGCGTTCCGTCTGGCTGCAGCGAAGCTGCCGCTGAAGACGACGTTTATCGTGCGTCAGCTCGGCGCCTAA
- the rpsC gene encoding 30S ribosomal protein S3, with translation MGQKIHPTGFRLAVSRNWASRWYANNNNFAAMLQEDIGVREYLKKKLKNASVGRVVIERPAKNARITIFSSRPGVVIGKKGEDIELLKSELQKRMGVPVHVNIEEIRKPETDAQLIADSITQQLERRIMFRRAMKRAMQNAMRLGAQGIKIMSAGRLNGIEIARTEWYREGRVPLHTLRADIDYATSEAKTTYGIIGVKVWVYKGDTLGRNDAPVVEEVAEEKRPRRNARPGGDRRPRRDGEGGGPAGARRGAPRRAGGAGGDGKTGE, from the coding sequence ATGGGACAGAAAATTCATCCGACTGGCTTCCGTTTGGCCGTCAGCCGTAATTGGGCTTCGCGTTGGTACGCGAACAACAACAATTTCGCGGCGATGTTGCAGGAAGACATCGGTGTTCGTGAATACCTGAAGAAGAAGCTGAAGAACGCGTCCGTCGGCCGCGTTGTGATCGAGCGTCCTGCAAAGAACGCACGTATCACGATTTTCAGCTCGCGCCCGGGTGTCGTGATCGGCAAGAAGGGTGAAGACATCGAACTGCTGAAGTCCGAGCTGCAAAAGCGCATGGGCGTTCCGGTTCACGTCAACATCGAAGAAATCCGCAAGCCGGAAACCGACGCGCAACTGATCGCTGATTCGATCACGCAACAGCTCGAGCGTCGGATCATGTTCCGCCGCGCGATGAAGCGTGCGATGCAGAACGCGATGCGTCTGGGTGCTCAAGGCATCAAGATCATGAGCGCCGGCCGTCTGAACGGTATCGAAATCGCTCGTACGGAATGGTATCGCGAAGGTCGCGTGCCGCTTCATACGCTGCGTGCTGATATCGACTACGCAACGTCGGAAGCAAAGACGACGTACGGCATCATCGGCGTGAAGGTGTGGGTCTACAAGGGCGACACGCTCGGCCGCAACGACGCACCGGTGGTCGAAGAAGTCGCCGAAGAAAAGCGTCCGCGCCGCAACGCGCGTCCGGGTGGCGATCGCCGTCCGCGTCGTGATGGTGAAGGTGGTGGCCCGGCAGGTGCACGCCGTGGCGCTCCTCGTCGTGCTGGCGGTGCCGGCGGCGACGGGAAGACTGGAGAATAA
- the rplV gene encoding 50S ribosomal protein L22, translating into MEVKAIHRGARISAQKTRLVADQIRGLPVDKALNVLTFSPKKAAGIVKKVVLSAIANAEHNEGADIDELKITSIYVDKAASLKRFTARAKGRGNRIEKQSCHITVTVGN; encoded by the coding sequence ATGGAAGTGAAAGCAATTCATCGCGGTGCCCGCATCTCGGCGCAGAAAACGCGCCTTGTGGCTGACCAGATCCGCGGTTTGCCGGTCGACAAGGCGCTGAACGTTCTGACGTTCTCGCCGAAGAAGGCTGCGGGAATCGTGAAAAAGGTCGTGCTGTCGGCGATCGCGAATGCGGAGCACAACGAAGGCGCCGATATCGACGAGCTCAAGATCACGAGCATCTACGTCGACAAGGCAGCGTCGCTGAAGCGTTTTACCGCGCGCGCTAAAGGCCGCGGTAATCGCATCGAGAAGCAATCCTGTCACATCACTGTGACGGTCGGGAATTAA
- the rpsS gene encoding 30S ribosomal protein S19 yields MARSIKKGPFCDAHLLKKVEAAAASRDKKPIKTWSRRSTILPDFIGLTIAVHNGRQHVPVYVTENMVGHKLGEFALTRTFKGHAADKKAKK; encoded by the coding sequence ATGGCACGTTCTATTAAGAAAGGTCCGTTCTGCGACGCCCATTTGCTGAAGAAGGTTGAGGCGGCTGCAGCATCGCGTGACAAGAAACCAATCAAGACCTGGTCACGTCGCTCGACGATCCTGCCGGACTTCATCGGCCTGACGATCGCCGTTCACAACGGCCGTCAACACGTTCCGGTGTATGTCACGGAAAACATGGTCGGCCACAAGCTTGGCGAGTTCGCACTGACCCGTACGTTCAAGGGTCACGCGGCCGACAAGAAGGCCAAGAAATAA